GCTGCAGTACCCTCGGGTCTCAGGGTGAGACTTCGGCCAGACTTATCGAGAAAGGTATACATCTCCTTCTGCACTATGTCGGTTGCTTCGCCAACGCTTCTCTGGAAAAGCTCGGTATGTTCGAACACTGGAGTCCGAATCTCCTGATAGCTGAAACAACGGGCAGTTTCACGAACCGTTTCTTCCAGAAAATGCCAGATACGGATTTCTTCACCCAGAATGTCTTTGGTTCCTTTAGGCGCACGTACTTTTTGCATCTTCTCTCACTCGCCAGAATGGGATTTATATATTGTATTGCACACTTTCCCCTTTTTCAATCAACGCACCTCAATCCTTCTCACCACTTCGAGCTCCTGCAATGACTCCACCATTTGTTCAACCGCGAAGTGGGGTGGGATATGCACTCCCATAATACAGGTCACCAAATCTTTTTCTTCTCCCTTTTTGAGTTCCACGTTTTTGATGTCCACCCCGAGTTTGCCAAGTAGTGAGGCTACCGCCCCCAGGGAACCTGGACGGTCTAAAAGACGCATGGAAAGGTAGGTTATCCCTTTTCGGAAGCTTTCCAGATAACGGAGGGCAGCCAGGGTAAAGATCACAAACCCAGTACCTGTAAAGCCCAGAAAGTACAGTCCAGAGCCAAAAGCAATGCCTATGCCACAGGTTGCCCAAAGGCTGGCAGCGGTGGTCAGGCCAGTTACCCCCCAGCCATAGCGAAAAATCGTTCCTGCTCCCAGAAAGCCCACTCCACTTACAATCTGGGCAGTTATGCGAGCAGGATCAGAGCCAAAGCGCGTAAAACCCAGAAGCGAAACCAGGGTCATCACGCAGGATCCTACCGAAACCAGGATGTGGGTCCTCAGGCCTGCTGGCTTTTCCGCTCGTTCCCTCTGGAAGCCAATTAGGCTTCCAGCTAAGAAGGCTGCAAAAAGCCGTAAGACAATGTCTCCCTGCTCCCCCCAGGACATATCAAAGGTTAACAATTTCAAACTCACCTCTTCCGTTCTTGCTCACGAAACGCTCAATGTCTCGTAAATAAGGTAGTGCACTCTGGGCTCCTATCTTGGTACAGGCAATGGCACCAGCATTGTTAGCAAGTAGCAATGCTTCAATCCATTCTTTGCCCTGGGCAATTCCCACCACCAGCCCTGCATTGAAGGCATCGCCAGCGGCAGTGGTATCCTTGACCTCTACCTTTCTGGGATGTAGATAGATGAAGCTGT
This portion of the Thermatribacter velox genome encodes:
- a CDS encoding MgtC/SapB family protein; the encoded protein is MLTFDMSWGEQGDIVLRLFAAFLAGSLIGFQRERAEKPAGLRTHILVSVGSCVMTLVSLLGFTRFGSDPARITAQIVSGVGFLGAGTIFRYGWGVTGLTTAASLWATCGIGIAFGSGLYFLGFTGTGFVIFTLAALRYLESFRKGITYLSMRLLDRPGSLGAVASLLGKLGVDIKNVELKKGEEKDLVTCIMGVHIPPHFAVEQMVESLQELEVVRRIEVR